One genomic region from Carettochelys insculpta isolate YL-2023 chromosome 4, ASM3395843v1, whole genome shotgun sequence encodes:
- the ADRA2C gene encoding alpha-2C adrenergic receptor — translation MDLLMLLNISVGSPNGSLAFPSSSSPLQQPPSPYSPAAVATLAAVVGFLIVFTIVGNVLVVIAVLTSKALRAPQNLFLVSLATADILVATLVMPFSLANEIMDYWYFGKAWCNIYLALDVLFCTSSIVHLCAISLDRYWSVTQAVEYNLKRTPRRIKGVILTVWLISAIISFPPLISVYQYPEGDLFPQCKLNDETWYILSSCIGSFFAPCLIMVLVYVRIYRVAKLRTRTLSEKRTVPEGSSVSENGLSRVPRGCTSLRMQTGENGHYSVHQWRKASELEDIELEESSTSESRRRRSREEHPRKSSKSQSFSYSSKHSSSRLSRSSNLSMELFSSHRRRKRSSVCRKKVTQAREKRFTFVLAVVMGVFVVCWFPFFFSYSLYGICREACEIPKTLFKFFFWIGYCNSSLNPVIYTIFNQDFRRSFKHILFKKKKKNFLH, via the coding sequence ATGGATCTGCTGATGCTGCTGAACATCAGCGTGGGCTCCCCCAATggctccctggccttcccctcctcctcctctcccctgcagcagccgccCTCCCCGTACTCCCCCGCGGCTGTGGCCACCTTGGCAGCCGTGGTGGGGTTCCTGATCGTCTTCACCATCGTGGGCAACGTGCTGGTGGTGATCGCGGTGCTGACCAGCAAGGCACTGCGGGCCCCCCAGAACCTCTTCCTGGTGTCCCTGGCCACCGCTGATATCCTGGTGGCCACCTTGGTCATGCCTTTCTCCTTGGCCAACGAGATCATGGACTACTGGTACTTTGGCAAAGCATGGTGCAACATTTACCTGGCGCTGGACGTGCTGTTTTGTACTTCCTCCATTGTGCACCTCTGTGCCATCAGCCTGGACAGGTATTGGTCTGTCACCCAGGCAGTGGAGTACAACCTCAAACGGACCCCCCGGAGAATCAAGGGGGTCATCCTCACTGTCTGGCTCATCTCAGCCATTATCTCCTTCCCCCCCTTGATCTCCGTATACCAGTACCCTGAGGGGGACCTGTTCCCCCAGTGCAAACTCAATGACGAGACCTGGTACATTCTCTCTTCCTGTATTGGCTCCTTCTTCGCCCCATGCCTGATCATGGTGCTGGTCTATGTCCGCATCTACCGGGTGGCCAAGCTGAGGACCAGGACCCTTTCTGAGAAGCGCACAGTGCCTGAGGGCTCTTCCGTCTCTGAGAATGGGCTGAGCCGGGTCCCTCGGGGCTGCACGTCGCTGAGGATGCAGACAGGGGAGAATGGACATTACTCGGTACATCAGTGGCGCAAAGCCTCAGAGCTGGAGGACATTGAGCTGGAGGAGAGCAGCACCTCAGAGAGCAGGCGGAGGCGGAGCCGGGAAGAGCACCCCCGCAAAAGCAGTAAGAGCCAATCCTTCTCCTACTCCTCCAAGCACTCCAGTAGCCGCCTCTCCCGCTCCAGCAACCTCTCCATGGAGCTCTTTTCCTCCCATCGCCGCAGGAAACGCAGCAGTGTCTGCCGTAAGAAGGTCACCCAGGCCCGGGAGAAACGCTTCACTTTTGTGCTGGCTGTGGTTATGGGGGTCTTTGTGGTGTGCTGGTTCCCCTTCTTCTTCAGCTACAGCCTTTATGGTATCTGCCGGGAGGCATGCGAAATCCCCAAGACACTCTTCAAATTCTTCTTCTGGATCGGGTACTGCAATAGTTCCCTCAACCCGGTCATCTACACAATTTTCAACCAGGACTTCCGCAGGTCTTTCAAACACATCCtcttcaagaaaaagaaaaagaattttctGCACTGA